From a single Granulicella aggregans genomic region:
- a CDS encoding GNAT family N-acetyltransferase, with translation MLKQSCTPIIETERLRLRGHREDDLANCVAMWSEEAVTRFTVGRQLTEEEIWMRMIRHVGHWVLKGYGYWIVEEKATGTFLGEAGIAEFHRGIEPSIVGIPEAGWVFASAAHGKGYGFEAASAFLAWGEAHFGSPRSVCIIDPGNAASLNLAAKLGYTEEARTDFRGKPTILLGRGRPTP, from the coding sequence TTGCTCAAGCAATCCTGCACCCCGATCATCGAAACCGAACGTCTGAGACTTCGCGGCCATCGCGAAGACGACCTCGCAAACTGCGTTGCCATGTGGTCGGAGGAAGCCGTCACTCGCTTCACCGTGGGCCGGCAGCTTACGGAAGAAGAGATCTGGATGCGCATGATTCGCCACGTCGGCCACTGGGTTCTGAAAGGCTACGGCTACTGGATCGTCGAGGAAAAGGCCACGGGCACATTCCTCGGCGAAGCCGGAATCGCCGAGTTCCACCGCGGGATCGAACCTTCCATCGTCGGCATCCCGGAGGCTGGCTGGGTCTTCGCCTCCGCTGCCCACGGCAAGGGCTACGGCTTTGAAGCAGCCAGCGCCTTCCTCGCCTGGGGAGAAGCACACTTTGGCAGCCCACGAAGCGTCTGCATTATCGACCCCGGCAACGCCGCATCCCTGAATCTCGCCGCGAAACTCGGCTACACCGAAGAAGCCCGCACCGACTTCCGCGGCAAACCCACAATCCTTCTTGGCCGCGGTCGTCCTACACCCTAA
- a CDS encoding S53 family peptidase — protein sequence MAKSPRLAEHPRSVLPGSEKSPVVSISTDGAPAAKPASAAAKITVSVIVKRKTALKTKRLGKDRVTRAEFNKLHSADPDAIKLVKQFAKEFNLKVEADPKQVLRRTVHLTGTTADMQKAFGVQLMQTVINGQKYRVREGSITLPAGLIGSVTAVLGLDNRPQAVPHFRVRKAIGAATPGDGGIEPHAGSAGVSYTPVQVAQAYGFPSGASGTGQTIGIIELGGGYRTTDLTAYFKSIGQTAPSVTAVSVDGGKNAPSKANSADGEVMLDIEVAAAVAPGAKIVVYFTPNTDQGFIDAITTAVHDTTNKPSVISISWGGPESSWTPQSMAALDAACQTAAALGVTITVASGDNGSTDGVSDGANHVDFPASSPHVLACGGTMLEATGSTITSEVVWNEQASGEGATGGGVSNVFPLPSWQSSAKVPAPTVAAGGRGVPDVSGNADPNTGYIIRVDGQTSVIGGTSAVAPLWAGLIAVANQMSGTTAGFINPAIYAAKAASSFNDITLGNNGGFTAGPGWDACTGLGSPNAPALIKLLGGVIAPPAPPTKPPKKPKPPKKPKAPKKPKAAKK from the coding sequence ATGGCAAAGTCGCCGCGTTTAGCTGAGCATCCCCGCAGCGTTCTACCCGGGAGCGAAAAGTCTCCCGTCGTCTCCATCTCGACCGATGGGGCTCCCGCAGCCAAACCGGCATCCGCCGCCGCGAAGATCACCGTCTCGGTAATCGTGAAGCGCAAGACCGCGCTGAAGACCAAGCGGCTGGGCAAGGACCGCGTAACCCGGGCCGAGTTCAACAAGCTGCATTCCGCTGACCCCGATGCGATCAAGCTGGTGAAGCAGTTTGCGAAGGAGTTCAACCTGAAGGTGGAGGCTGACCCGAAGCAGGTGTTGCGCCGCACGGTCCACCTGACGGGCACAACCGCTGATATGCAGAAGGCCTTCGGCGTGCAACTGATGCAGACGGTCATCAACGGCCAGAAGTATCGCGTGCGTGAGGGCTCGATCACGCTGCCGGCCGGGCTGATCGGCTCTGTGACGGCCGTGCTCGGCCTGGATAACCGTCCGCAAGCGGTGCCGCATTTTCGTGTTCGCAAAGCCATTGGCGCAGCCACCCCTGGGGACGGCGGCATCGAGCCTCATGCCGGATCCGCAGGCGTCTCCTACACTCCAGTCCAGGTCGCGCAGGCGTACGGCTTCCCCAGCGGTGCCAGCGGCACCGGCCAGACCATCGGCATCATCGAGCTCGGCGGAGGCTACCGGACAACCGATCTTACCGCCTACTTCAAGAGCATTGGGCAGACAGCTCCAAGTGTCACCGCGGTCTCGGTCGACGGCGGCAAGAACGCGCCCTCCAAGGCAAACTCCGCCGACGGCGAAGTAATGCTGGACATTGAAGTGGCGGCGGCGGTCGCGCCGGGGGCGAAGATCGTCGTCTACTTCACCCCGAACACGGACCAGGGTTTTATCGACGCGATTACGACGGCGGTGCATGACACGACCAACAAGCCGAGCGTGATCTCCATCAGCTGGGGCGGGCCGGAGTCGAGCTGGACTCCGCAATCCATGGCGGCGCTCGATGCGGCCTGCCAGACGGCGGCGGCTCTGGGCGTGACGATCACGGTGGCTTCGGGCGATAACGGATCGACCGACGGCGTAAGCGACGGGGCCAACCACGTCGACTTCCCGGCATCGAGCCCGCATGTGCTGGCCTGCGGCGGAACGATGCTCGAAGCGACCGGATCGACGATCACCTCAGAAGTCGTGTGGAACGAGCAGGCTTCGGGTGAGGGTGCGACCGGTGGCGGCGTGAGTAACGTCTTTCCGCTGCCAAGCTGGCAGTCGAGCGCGAAGGTCCCCGCACCTACGGTCGCCGCCGGCGGGCGCGGCGTTCCGGATGTCTCGGGCAACGCCGACCCCAACACCGGCTACATCATCCGGGTGGACGGGCAGACGTCGGTCATCGGCGGTACCAGCGCGGTCGCGCCGTTGTGGGCAGGGTTGATCGCTGTCGCCAACCAGATGAGCGGAACGACGGCGGGGTTCATCAATCCGGCGATCTACGCGGCGAAGGCGGCGTCGAGCTTCAACGACATCACCTTGGGCAATAACGGCGGCTTTACAGCCGGGCCGGGATGGGATGCCTGCACTGGCTTGGGATCGCCGAACGCTCCGGCGTTGATCAAGCTGCTCGGCGGGGTGATTGCTCCGCCAGCACCTCCCACCAAGCCTCCCAAGAAACCCAAGCCACCCAAAAAGCCAAAGGCCCCGAAGAAGCCAAAGGCCGCAAAGAAGTAG
- a CDS encoding xanthine dehydrogenase family protein molybdopterin-binding subunit — translation MNPALSQIVGTSPIRKEGRAKVVGAARYVDDITMPGMWYGATVRSTIARGRILSISFPPGIPWDEFVIVTAADIPGENCIVHLAKDHLCLADTFVNHPDEPILLLAHFDKAVLPAAVAAVKVIYEELPGVFTIDESEAPGAPVIWSAENHPPNTFKTYLMNAGDAGDPAVMEEIFRTADFVVEGEYRTGAQEQLYIENNGVIGEYSETDGVTVTGSMQCPFYVVHALELVFNLPAEKCRVIQTETGGAFGGKEDFPSVIGSHAALLAMKCGHPVKICYDRGEDMAGTTKRHPSRTRHRTAVSKDGKLLAGEIDFALDGGAYMTLSPVVLSRGTIHASGPYHWPHLTVRAKAMATNLPPHGAFRGFGAPQSLFAIERHMDQIAKVVGLTPEEIRRRNFLETGGHTATGQHLADKVDMQGLLTRALAESSYHEKRERFDRENPTSTIKRGIGFAAFMHGAGFTGSGERRLNSLVEIELTPEGQPRILVSSTEFGQGTNTILCQVCAQTLGIPYEDVLIAQPDTHHVPNSGPTVASRTAMIVGKLVERASQSLFASLNPYLITSQPLSSFAAGGGSAFRQAAIAYLAEHGSLKASARYESPGDIFWDDDKYRGEAYPTYAWAVYVAEVAVDMTTYFPSVTQFHALQEVGKVLHPILAAGQIEGGVAQGIGYAIYEKCVWQKGHMANNQMTNYIMATSADIPPIYVHFEETPTIHGAFGAKGIGELPMDGPAPAILNAIEHATGVSFTEIPLLPEDIFERMTRTPAGGTEELEPAIAGPYFSEVGA, via the coding sequence ATGAACCCAGCACTCAGCCAGATCGTCGGTACTTCCCCTATCCGTAAAGAGGGCCGCGCCAAGGTGGTTGGCGCGGCCCGCTATGTTGACGACATCACGATGCCGGGCATGTGGTACGGGGCGACCGTCCGCAGCACGATTGCGCGTGGACGGATTCTCTCGATTAGCTTTCCGCCAGGCATCCCATGGGATGAGTTCGTTATCGTCACGGCGGCGGACATTCCAGGCGAAAACTGCATCGTGCATCTGGCGAAAGATCACCTCTGTCTTGCCGATACCTTTGTCAATCATCCCGATGAGCCGATCCTTCTGTTAGCGCATTTCGATAAGGCTGTGCTTCCGGCTGCGGTCGCTGCGGTAAAGGTCATTTACGAAGAGCTGCCGGGAGTCTTCACCATCGACGAGAGCGAGGCGCCGGGAGCTCCGGTTATCTGGAGTGCCGAGAACCATCCTCCGAACACCTTCAAGACTTATCTGATGAACGCGGGCGATGCGGGCGACCCGGCGGTGATGGAAGAGATCTTCCGCACGGCGGACTTTGTGGTCGAAGGCGAGTATCGGACCGGAGCGCAGGAGCAGCTTTACATCGAGAACAACGGCGTCATCGGGGAGTACTCAGAGACCGATGGCGTTACCGTGACTGGGTCGATGCAGTGCCCGTTTTACGTCGTCCACGCGCTGGAGTTGGTCTTCAATCTGCCGGCGGAGAAGTGCCGCGTGATCCAGACCGAGACGGGCGGAGCGTTTGGCGGCAAGGAGGACTTTCCTTCGGTTATCGGATCGCATGCGGCGCTGCTGGCGATGAAGTGCGGACATCCGGTGAAGATCTGCTACGACCGTGGCGAGGACATGGCCGGGACGACGAAGAGGCATCCGAGCCGGACGCGGCATCGGACGGCGGTCTCGAAGGACGGCAAGCTGCTGGCGGGGGAGATCGACTTTGCGCTCGATGGCGGAGCGTACATGACGCTGTCGCCGGTGGTGCTTTCGCGCGGGACAATCCACGCTTCCGGGCCGTATCACTGGCCGCACCTGACTGTCCGGGCGAAGGCGATGGCGACGAACTTGCCGCCGCATGGAGCGTTTCGCGGCTTTGGAGCGCCGCAGAGCCTATTTGCGATCGAGCGGCATATGGACCAGATCGCGAAGGTCGTCGGCCTGACGCCGGAGGAGATTCGCCGCAGGAACTTCCTGGAGACGGGCGGACACACGGCGACGGGCCAGCATCTCGCCGACAAGGTCGACATGCAGGGGCTGCTGACGCGGGCTCTTGCGGAGTCCAGCTATCACGAGAAGCGGGAGCGCTTCGACCGCGAGAATCCTACGTCGACGATCAAGCGCGGAATTGGGTTTGCGGCGTTCATGCACGGCGCTGGATTTACGGGATCGGGCGAGCGGCGGCTGAACTCGCTGGTGGAGATTGAACTCACGCCGGAGGGGCAGCCGAGGATTCTGGTGTCGTCGACCGAGTTTGGGCAGGGGACGAATACGATCCTGTGCCAGGTCTGCGCGCAGACGCTGGGAATTCCGTATGAGGATGTTCTGATCGCGCAGCCGGACACGCATCATGTGCCGAACTCGGGGCCGACCGTGGCGAGCCGCACAGCGATGATCGTGGGCAAGCTGGTGGAGCGGGCTTCGCAGTCCCTTTTTGCGTCCCTCAACCCGTATCTGATTACGTCGCAACCCTTGTCATCCTTCGCCGCAGGCGGAGGATCTGCTTTTCGACAGGCCGCCATCGCCTATCTCGCCGAGCATGGATCGTTGAAGGCGAGTGCGAGGTATGAGTCGCCCGGCGACATCTTCTGGGATGACGACAAGTATCGCGGCGAGGCGTATCCGACTTACGCCTGGGCGGTTTATGTCGCTGAAGTGGCCGTCGATATGACGACCTACTTCCCTAGCGTGACCCAGTTCCATGCGCTGCAAGAGGTGGGCAAGGTGCTGCATCCGATCCTCGCGGCGGGGCAGATTGAGGGCGGCGTGGCGCAGGGCATCGGATATGCGATCTACGAGAAGTGCGTCTGGCAGAAGGGCCACATGGCGAATAACCAGATGACTAACTACATCATGGCGACGAGTGCGGACATTCCGCCGATCTATGTCCACTTCGAGGAGACGCCGACGATCCATGGAGCGTTTGGGGCTAAGGGGATTGGGGAGCTGCCGATGGATGGGCCGGCTCCGGCGATCCTGAATGCGATTGAGCATGCGACGGGAGTTTCGTTTACCGAGATTCCGTTGCTGCCGGAAGATATCTTTGAGCGGATGACGCGGACGCCTGCGGGTGGGACGGAAGAGCTTGAGCCTGCGATCGCGGGGCCTTACTTCAGCGAGGTGGGGGCGTGA